The sequence AGGGGCTTGCGGCTGAGGATGGCAGAGATGCGTTCTTCGGCAGTCTTGGATGGTGAGAGAAACAATTAATGTGGGATTTTTCTTGAGTGTAGGCGTGCGAAGAGAAACAAATAGGATTAGGAAAAAAGAGTGACTCCAATCATAGTTAGAGCGTGTGAAGAGAAACAAATAGGATTAGAAAAAAAAGAGTGATTTCAATCATATTTAGAGTTCAATTAGTATACAATATGtagaataataatatatattcgCTTAAGATACAAAGAATTGTGATTAGTGTATATATATCGCTTAAGATACAAAGAATTATGATTAGTGTaggattcttcttcttcttcttcttctaataataataataataaaataacaatagtaataataatatataaaatgatattacATTAttacccttaaaataaattaaaaagtagGGACAtgataggcaaatcaaattttgtaaaacaaggctCTTTTATCAGTCTTGGATGGTGAGAGAAACAATTAATGTGGGATTTTTCTTGAGTGTAGGCGTGCGAAGAGAAACAAATAGGATTAGGAAAAAAGAGTGATTCCAATCATATTTAGAGCGTGTGAAGAGAAACAAATAGGATTAGAAAAAAAAGAGTGATTTCAATCATATTTAGACTTCAATTAGTATACGATATGtagaataataatatatatcgcTTAAGATACAAAGAATTGTGATTAGTGTATATATATCGCTTAAGATACAAAGAATTATGATTAGTGTAGGATTCttctcataataataataataataataataataataataataataataataataataatagtaataataataaaatgatattACATTAttacccttaaaataaattaaaaagtagGGACATAATagacaaatcaaattttgtaaaacaatgctattttataataggtatagatttgTCAAACCTCTGAGTTGTGAGTTGTGTGACCTGTTCAATTCTAATTTATCAATGCAAAATCAAGTGATCCAATCACTATttgtttgaatatttttttcatttctctgACCAGATTTACCAGCCTGATTAAttctaaaatattaaaaatgattgTCTTAGCTGGTTTAATTTGTTTAAGGGATAATTACATTTTATGGCCCGTCCTTTAGTCCCAATGGTAAAAATAGTACTATGAACTTTtaaatatccaaaaaaaaaagcaatctCTAAAAATACTTGCAAGGAAATTTCGCTCCAAAAATGGAATTATGTGTAAAAATGGAAACAAGAAAGGTATAGAAAACTGAGTCAAGAcgctttttttccttttattattCTGTTTTCCATTCAACTTTAACAAAAATCAGGAACTCATACACGCAGAACTACCGAAAAGCAACCTTAATTGCCGCAAAAACTTTGAAATTTATTACTCCaagatatataaataaatgatattccctccatcccgcgaatcttgagtcaattcttttcgacacgagaatcaagaaaatagtatttaatgtgttaagtgtggtaggtgaaaaagtgaaaaggtgaataaaggagaatttttttgccaaaaaaggaaatgactcaagattcgtgggacggagggagtacaagatATAGTATGATTGGTAAAACAATTTACTGATTTGAACAGTTACATGCAATAACCTAATTAGCCACCTAACCAACTCTGAAAGCATCATATGGAAAGAATGCCTCTAGTTTCCACAaataaatgagagagagagagagagagtatgttTCTGAAACTTTCCAGCACAAATGTGGTTTAGAAGTTGGATTTCATCAGCCTCGTTCGTGGTCTTATGGTGATATCGCCAAACGGAATCTGCCCTTCCACATGGATGTAGTCTCTAATCTCTTGTTTTCAGGACCTGAAACAGAAACAGAAGTTGGATAAAAAGAGGAGACAAAAGGCCAAGCAAATGGTATTACAATATAGGTCATCAACTGCAATAAAATAGCACTAACTATTAAGTTTAATAGTGATTCTTGACCTTAAAACCAAGTTTTCTAGACATAGGATTTATTTGAACTTAGATATGAATTTAGTGCACAGTTTCAGGAGCTGCCGCTTGGTCATGAGCATCAAGGTTTAATGCAGTGGATTCTATAGTGACCTGACAAACATGATTTTTGCTGATCACTGGAAGGAACTTCAACATCAAGGGGTTGTAGTTGTACATTTTTTGCTGATGCAACTTATCTCTAACCTGCAAAAGAGCACCTTATCTGGAACGTTTCACACGAACTTGAAAACTATCATTTTCATAATTCCGTCGTTCCAATATCATTCTCCTTTTTCTTAATCTCAAAAGAGTTTCGGACTTCCGTCGTTTCTCTGCTATGCTTTTTGTTGATATCAAAAGAGTTTCGGACGACTTATCGTCAACCTCAATGAGTTTAAGTGTTGGAATGTCTCCAATATTACTTGGAATCTCATGTAGACCACGGCACTCACGAAGCATTAGGCACTCGAGTTTTGGAAAGTGGCTACTTTCAGTTGTCCATTCAACCAAATATGATCCGTCGATTAGAAGATATCTCAGTTCACGAAATTCTCCCTCAATTGTTTCCCAATGTTGGCCTTTGCAAGCATAGTTTCTTAGTTTAAGCACTTGAAGATTAGGTAATGAACCAATGATGGTCACATCACTCCAAGAAAGCATCCAACCACTCAAGGTTAACCTTCTCAACTGTAAAGGAAAGTTTAGACCTCTAAATGAAAAACCTCCATCTGCACGCATATCCGATTCCGGTTCTATACATGAAAAATCTCCATGCAtctccaatttcaatttctcaagCCAACACAGATATTTAAGATTGTTGAGGCAATAGCGCGCATCCAAATCAAACTTCTCCTTGGAGTAACATATTCCCAACTTTTTAATGTGAGGAATCATTTCCACCATTCTTTTACTGCACACCAAGTCCGTTGCCAGTGAAAGTTCCTGCAAATTATCAAGGGGATTGTTTTCTCCTTCAGGGTAGGGTAAGGGTTGAAATGAGAAGGCAATAAGATGTCTTAATTGTCGCAACCTCCAAATCTCCATGGGCAAACGAACCTCAgatctataaataattaaagtctgAAGATTCTGAAGCTTCGATATGGCTGAAGGAACAATACTATTGGGAATGTTGGAAGCAAGGTAAGTTAAATGAACCAAATCGAAGACATGACCTGGCTGCCAATCCCAATGATTGTTTCTACGTAAAACATGAAGGACCCTCAGTGCACTAAATTTCTCTACAACACCCTCAGATCTATACCCTTTCTCCGGAATACATATTATGGTACGGACATGTGAGCTATGCATATAGTCCTTGAGATGTAGATCATACGAACTAGCACTTATGCTGTGATGATCTTTTATGAGATGTGGAACAAAATGCTTTCTCAGGATAGGAGTAGGTAAGTAATCAATAATAGAAAGAATTACCTTCTCTTTTGCAGCCTGCCTTACACAAAATTCCCGGACGATATCATGAACGCTGCAACTTTTTATTTTCCCATCAAACTTCCTATTGGTGATCAAAACTAGACTTCTCTCGACAAGATCCTCCAAATAATCTTCTGCCTCCTCTTCCAAGCTTTTAGATCCACTTGAACTTGTTACAAAACCTTCAGATATCCAAAGATTAACAAGTTCAGTAACACGAATCTCCTGATCTTCTGGAAAGCCAGCAATATATAAAAAACACGGCTTCAAGTGATTAGGTAAGTGGTTATAACTCAAACAAATAATTGTCTCAAGCTGCGTGTCATTTGCCGCAATTTTCTTCCACAAGTTTCGAGTTTTAAGAATCTTAGATAGAATTCCTGCCACCAGCAAAATTGCAAGGGGTAGCCCTCCACAACCTTTAGCAATTTTGGTCCCAATGTCTTCCAATTCAATGGGGAAGTCTTCATCTCCAAATACCTTCTGCTTTAGCAGACTCCAACTATCATGCGCATCCAACAAACGCATCATGTGAATGGAGGTAGAATAGCGAACATAAGCCGCCACATCTTGTAGCCTTGTTGTTACTATGATCCGACTTCCATTGTCATTTTCAGGAAATAACATCTTTACCTCATCCCAAGCCTTCTTACTGCAAATGTCGTCTACTATAATCAGATATTTGTTGTTGTGGAGGTATTCGCGAATTAAGGAATCGATAGGAATATTCCTATCAGCTGACATCCCTTTAATGGAAGCTAGGAGATGTAAAGCAATAGTTCCTATATTATAATCTTGTGATATTGTGACCCAACCACAAATACTAAATTCTTGCCTAACCAATGCATCATTATAAACAATTTTAGCAAGTGTGGTCTTACCAATGCCTCCCCTTCCAACAATTGGGAGAACCCGTAGTCTGGAATCTCTGGATGATTCCACCAAAAGCCGATCCTTGATCACTTTCACATCTTTATCAACACCAACAACAAAGTCATCTTTGCTGCTTGTGATTGCTGATCTTGATGATGAACTAACAGCAGGAGAATCAGTTACGCCCTTACCCTTGATGTAATCCACCACATCTCCAACGGTTGACTCCAGTCTCTGTGCTACTTCCCGCAGcttgtttgcaagtatgatcgTCGGCTCTGTCGATCCGCAATCTGAAAGATATTctccaaaaaagaaatattcGATAATCTCATATGCTGTATTCGCTGCCTCTCTGATTTTTTCTTTGTTAGGATAAAGTTTGAGATTCAACTGCAAGACAGCAGCTTGGATGCGGATGGATAAAATTTCTTGCTTTACAGAATGAGTGAGGAGATCGTCACGGTATTCTAGGATCAGATCTAAGGTTTGTTTCAGGTTATCAAGAGCTTCATAAGACATCTCGATTCTACACAAAAAAGAATTCTCAAAATTACTGTTTGTTGCTTCTAAGTTGTGATAaggttcattttcttttctcaaAGCTAAACTGCCTCATCCAATCACAACACTAGTTCAGACCGTTGGTAGCTCAGATCATTGGGAATAATTAAATCTATTCCAACTAACATGCTCGATAAATTTCAAACCAACCCTTTGTTATTATCTTTCTTTAACTTACTTAATTTGGATCGATTTGTTGCATTTTGGATTCTAGAAGatgtttatttttcataattgataaaatgtattattaattattattattattattaaaaacatTCGAATCCGGCCTACCTTTCATACATTTTTAATAGTATATGAATAAAgtaaaattagataaaaattatcaaaatcgTTAGCATATCTCAAAATTccaatctatatatctatatataatataaaacatGAGTTTTTTACTTCAAAACTCTCTATCCTCTTTGTGAAGTATGTGGCTTCAACTTATGAACTTTTCATGCTAGAGGGGTCTGACAGCAAATAACTACAACTTTGAGGAGTTAGTTATTGTATTAGTTTGCACCCTCGGTGTGTGCATGTGTGTGAAGTATATTTGTTAGAAGTCAGTTCATTATCACGTGAGATTCTTCTTTGTTGAGCTGTGATTGTAGTTAGTTACAGAGAGCGAGAGAGTGATTGTTGACAGCATGGTGTGGCTGTAACACTCAATCTTGAATCTGTGAGTTGTATGCGATTGTTCTTGATCAATAAAATCTTCATCTCTTCTgtcgtggatgtaggatattcaaatccgaaccacgtaaatcctagagtttcttgttcttgtttttcattttgttttcttGCTCGATACTCTACTGTTTCATTGCCTAGATCTGATCTCAAGCGAGCTTGTGGATTCAATTTTGGAATCCAACATTTGGCACCATCTGTGAGAACCAAGAGATTGGGATTGGATCCACACCGGCTGTTCTTGATTGCTGATCGCCGGAGAACTGCTCATCTCAGTCGTGAAGCGGTGTTTTGGAGGAGATGTCGACAGCCAAATTCGACGCAGAGAAATTCAATGGAAAGAACGATTTCACACTATGGAAAATAAATATGCGACCCATTCTAATACAGCAAGGACTCGCAATCGTTCTTGATGAGGGAAAGATGAAAGAAAAGCCGAAGGAAGAAGGCGGAGTTAAGATCAACCTTGATGAAATTGATCAGAAAGCTCACAGCACCATAATCCTGTGCCTCGGTGACAAGGTGTTGCTGTTAgatatccttgacatcatctaatgatacgcagcggaaatacaatcaaggattagatctagatttacaattgcATCATGTGTACACATGAGCCCACAACGATAAGAATAACTTACCCGTTGTATGATAGACGTGTGTTGATTTCTTCGgttgaatccactactaaggtatccacgtgtatgtcgattcgatgcaTGAACTATTCCAAGTGCACGATTCGATCTTCGACAGCTGGGAAATCTCCGATACAAACTATAGTGCTCTCTAGGTGTTTTCTCTTATCACCCCTCGTAAGACTAGCTCACCCTTCTTATATAAGCATAAGAATTGGCTAACTAGACAATTCAATTTtgaattcaatcttaaattgtcttgcttagtcaaccttttttGACTAAggaattcaatcttaaattgtCTTACTTAGTCAACTATTTTGACTAAGGAATTCAATCTTGAATTGTCttatcaaatatatcataatttagtccataatatctttcaatctcccacttggactagcattagattaaacaccaagcactaTTTTGCACTCTTGtgcgaatcaacaatacacataaagtgtgaccctttaggcctccattatcgacaataatcaaattaaagtctacacaaCACTCCTAGATTGCGTTGTGTagcgaactcgatatatgaagaacgtttacgtggattctgtaaacaaacctttatatgaagtttatgtaatatcctttcattcacgaaccactcgatTAAGCCTATGATCTGCCATGTGTCTATCAAAATAGCTCAATCActttatctcatctttattatATGACTCATTCGATCATATTCAATTACTTCTAATTGAATATATCTTTGCATTGGCCAATGACTAACGGTCAAATAATATAGAGAATTTGAAGTGTTCTCTCGAAATTCAAATCGAGGAATGAATCATATTCTTGGCTCAACTACCATTTCCATTTGCCTCATGATGTACCCAACACAAGTCGTATCTACCCCTTAGATGGAGTGCaagcattgtacttggtcaaagcacaccactcaacaaacaaaatgagtattgacctcaagtcaaaggactatTACATACTCCACACACTATTATATCATAGACACTAGAACAAATGATTTAATAGCAGGGTATACCAATACTCTCCAAAGTATCCATGTGTCCATCACGAGAATCAATTATCTCGTAGTTGTGAGATCAACTACATTCTCTAAGAATATGATGCAAACCACATGCCAACCTATTACGTGTTATCAATATCCCATTCTTGATAACCATTGGTTAGGGTACTTTTAGAATTACACTTATATCATTAATGTCTCACATCATTAATAACATTGATAATTCAAGGGAACATATAAAAGAATAAAGTCAAACAATAAAACAAATTATTCCAATAAATGCACAAGCccatgaaatcaaataacatatatataaatgtgatcAAGTAAGGATGTCTCAATACAAATTGTTTCTAAGACATTCAAACCAAAACTCCCACTAAATTAAAGCCAACTTCCAACATGTCTAACACCCAAGCTCTCAAAATGTTTGTTGTGTTTTGCTATACACAATGGCTTGGTGAAAGAATCAGCTAAGTTTTCATCAGTGGGTACTCTTTCTAATTTCACATTGCCTCTTTCTATTATTTCTATAATCAAATGATATCTTCGGGGAATGTGCTTGTTTCTATTCGTGGTCTTGGTTCCTTTGCTTGTGCAACTGCACCAGTATTGTCACAatacaatggtattgcactaTTGGCACTTGGAACGACACCTAATTCTTTCACGAATTCTAATAGAGCAACAGCCTCTTTGGCAGCTTCACATGCAGCAATATACTCGGCTTCGGTGGTGGAGTCAGCAGTAGTGCTTTGTTTGGAACTATTCCAACTAACTGCTTCACCATTGAGGATGAAGACATAGCCAGACTGTGATTTATAGTCATCATGGTCTGTTTGGAAGCTAGCATCAGTATACCCAGTAACTGATAACTCTGGCTGCCCACCATAGACTAAGAAGTATTCTTTAGTCCTTCTAAGGTACTTTAGAATAGTCTTGACAGTTCTCCAATGAACCTCACCGGGATTTTGCTGAAATCTGCCTGTCATGCTAAGCGCATATGCCACATCTGGTCTAGTAGATGTCATGGCATACATTATCGATCCTATAGCAGAAGCATATGGGATCCTTTTCATGTATTCAATCTCTTGGTCACTAGAAGGGCAACCCTTCTTAGACAAGATTATACCATGTCCCATAGGAAGAAATCATTTCTTAGAATTTTCCATTGAGAAGCGCTTTAGCAATTTGTCTATGTAGGTGGACTGTGATAATCCCAACAATCTATTAGGTCTATCCCGATAGATCTTTATCCCAATGATATAGGAAGCATCACCCAGGTCCTTCATCATGAAGGAGCTAGCAAACCAATCTTTCACGGATTGCATCATGGAACGATCACTATCCATAATcaaaatgtcatcaacatatatgATAAGGTAGACAATATTCCCATCTTTGCGTTTACTATAAACGCATGGATCATCTTTGCTTCTGacaaaatcaaacgatttgatAGCTCTGTCAAAGCAAATATTCCAACTCctagaagcttgcttaagtccataaatggacttctttagcCTACATACTGCATTCGGTCTTTCTTTAGATACAAAACCTTCAGGTTGAGTCATATAGACTTCCTCTTCAAGTTCTCCATTGAGAAacgcggttttgacatccatttgccaaatgtcAAAGTTATAGTATGCAGCTATAGCAAGTAAAATCCTAATGGACTTGATCTTTGCAATTGGTGAAAAGGTTTCGTCATAATCAATGCCCTCGCGTTGACAATAACCCTTTGCCACCAACCTAGCCTTTTAGGTTCGTATTATGCCATCtgcttctctcttctttttgaagatccatttgCAGCCTATGGGATATTTCCCATCTGGCAAATCAACTAGTTCCCAGACTAGATTGAAGTACATTGAGTCCATTTCGGAAATTAAGGCTTCAAGCCACTTCTCCGAGTCAGTGCCCAACACCGCTTCGGTATAGGTCTTAGGTTCGTTATCATCCGAATCAACTCCATCATCTTGGTTCTCAACCAATAGATTAAGTCTTTCAGGTGCTCGACGATTCCTACGAGGCCTATGGAGTTGTTCTTGCGTTTGTTCGGGTTGTATATTCTAAATGTGAGCAGGTTCCTCTGTGTTGAACGTTTCAACAGTTTCAGAATTTTCAGGGACATCCTCAAGATTTTCTTGAGGTGGTGGTGACACAACTATTGTATCATCGTGTCTTTGATGCATCTCATTGTCTTGAGGTGTCTCTCTAAGAGACATTCCCCTTCCCAATAGATCATCAAATACTCCCACTGAATTCTTGTCCACGCCATTAGACAAGTTTTCATCCTCTATGTTATTTTGcggttcttgaatttcttcaagTTCTATCGTATTGTGACCTTGTTCCTTAGAGACAAAAGTGTCTTCAAGAAACGTCACATTCCGGGAAACAATCACCTTGTGATCACCGGGAACGTAGAAATAATATCCAATtgtttccttaggatatcccaCAAAATAACATTTCTCACTTTTAGATTCCAACTTATCAGTCATCATTTTCTTAACAAAAGCAGGACATCCCCAGGTCCGCATATGGTTAAGACTTGCCTTTTTGTCACACCATAACTCATATGGTATTTTCTCAACTGATTTAGAAGGAACTCTATTCATAATATAAACAGCGGTCTGTAAGGCATGACCCCAAATGAATAAAGGGAGACTTGCAAAACTCATCATGGATCGAACCATATCTAATAAAGTTCTATTCCTCTTTTCGGATACCCCATTCATTTGAGGTGTCCCTGGAGGAGTCCAGTCTGACCGAATTCCATGTGATTTTAAGTAATCAAGAAACTCATGGCTTAAGTATTCTCCTCCTCGATCTGATCGAAGAGCCTTTATACTTTTCCCAAGTTGTTTCTCgacttctaacttaaactccttaaatttctcaaaggCCTCAGATTTGTGCTTCATGAGATACACATATCCATACCTCGAAAAATCATCCGTAAAAGTTATGAAGTACGAATATCCACCTCTTGCTTCTGTTGGGAACGGTCCACACACATCTGTGTGAATCAATTCTAGCAAGTCTTTGGCTCATAACCCATTCCCAGAAAAAGGTTTCTTAGTCATCATACCTTTGAGACAAGATTCACAAGTACCATATGACTCAAggtcaaatgatttgagatagtctaactttctcAATCTTGCTATCCTGTTCTCATTGATATGACCAAGTCTGCAATGCCAAAGATAGGTAGTATTATTCGCATTACTCAGCTTAGGTCGTTTGTTTTGTACATTGAGAATACTcctttcacattcaagataaTATAAACCATTCAAAAGAGAGGCACTTCCATAAAACAATccattaaatgaaaatgaacatCTACTGTTTCCAAAATGGAAGGAAAAGCCTTCAATGTCTAACATTGGAATGGAAATAATATTCTTAGAAATGGAAGGAACAAAGTAACAATTACTTAAAACAAGTCTATTTTCCGAAGGAAGATCTAATCTATAAGTCCCCACGCGTTCAGCAGCAACTCTTGCTACATTTCCCACGCGTAGATCGACTTCCCCGGGCATCACTTTCTTGGTTTCACTTAGGCCCTGTACATTATTGCAAATGTGTGAGCCACAAGCTGTATCTAATACCCAAGATTGTGAATTATCAATAGACATGTTTATCTCAATGACAAACATACCTGAGCTCAAATCCAATGCACCTTGTGCCTTAAATTTTGAGCAGTCTCTCTTCCAGTGCCCATTTTCATGACAGAAGAGGCACTCATCCTTTGGCAACTTCGGCCTTTTCTTTGCCCAATATCCAGAAATACAGCATGGAGTCCGGCAACTCTCGTCATGTTTCCAGAGCCTAATTTTCAACTCGGGCCCATTTTGCAATTATTTCGGAAGATCATGAATCTTtaatcaaattttgaaaaatcaaGCCATATAGCAAAAAAATCAGATCATAAGGTGTAATTTACACTTTATTTAATGTGGTGCAAACCACGTGTGGTTGTAATGAACTTCTTATCTAGTTTCCTATTCCAGCAAAGTCAGCGTCAAACAACTGAGAAAAATTCTAGGAAACAAGAAGCAATGTATAGAAAACTGAGTCAAGAtgctttgttttcttttattctgtttACCATTCAACTTTTACAAGAATCAGGAGAAAATTTTCCGAGTAAATTTTCCACCCTGCCCggagaaaattttccatcataaTGAACATatgaaaatggtggaaaatgaGTGTAAATATaccttttctctcattttccatcaaaataaacgcaccat comes from Salvia miltiorrhiza cultivar Shanhuang (shh) chromosome 3, IMPLAD_Smil_shh, whole genome shotgun sequence and encodes:
- the LOC131018125 gene encoding putative late blight resistance protein homolog R1B-16, giving the protein MSYEALDNLKQTLDLILEYRDDLLTHSVKQEILSIRIQAAVLQLNLKLYPNKEKIREAANTAYEIIEYFFFGEYLSDCGSTEPTIILANKLREVAQRLESTVGDVVDYIKGKGVTDSPAVSSSSRSAITSSKDDFVVGVDKDVKVIKDRLLVESSRDSRLRVLPIVGRGGIGKTTLAKIVYNDALVRQEFSICGWVTISQDYNIGTIALHLLASIKGMSADRNIPIDSLIREYLHNNKYLIIVDDICSKKAWDEVKMLFPENDNGSRIIVTTRLQDVAAYVRYSTSIHMMRLLDAHDSWSLLKQKVFGDEDFPIELEDIGTKIAKGCGGLPLAILLVAGILSKILKTRNLWKKIAANDTQLETIICLSYNHLPNHLKPCFLYIAGFPEDQEIRVTELVNLWISEGFVTSSSGSKSLEEEAEDYLEDLVERSLVLITNRKFDGKIKSCSVHDIVREFCVRQAAKEKVILSIIDYLPTPILRKHFVPHLIKDHHSISASSYDLHLKDYMHSSHVRTIICIPEKGYRSEGVVEKFSALRVLHVLRRNNHWDWQPGHVFDLVHLTYLASNIPNSIVPSAISKLQNLQTLIIYRSEVRLPMEIWRLRQLRHLIAFSFQPLPYPEGENNPLDNLQELSLATDLVCSKRMVEMIPHIKKLGICYSKEKFDLDARYCLNNLKYLCWLEKLKLEMHGDFSCIEPESDMRADGGFSFRGLNFPLQLRRLTLSGWMLSWSDVTIIGSLPNLQVLKLRNYACKGQHWETIEGEFRELRYLLIDGSYLVEWTTESSHFPKLECLMLRECRGLHEIPSNIGDIPTLKLIEVRDKLHQQKMYNYNPLMLKFLPVISKNHVCQVTIESTALNLDAHDQAAAPETLMTYIVIPFAWPFVSSFYPTSVSVSGPENKRLETTSMWKGRFRLAISP